The Acidobacteriota bacterium sequence ACCGGCGGACGCACTCGGCCTGCAGGCCCAGACAGCGGTTGAGCGCGCGCACGGCGTCCTCCGGCGGACAGGCGTCGGCGAAGGCCGTGAAGCCGCGGATGTCGGAGATGAGAATCGTCAGGAGCCGGCGCTCGACGCTCGTCACCTGGCGTGCGGGCTGCCGGATCATCTCGAGCGTCGACTGCGAGACGAACTTCTGCATGGCCGCGCGCTCGTGCAGGCCGTGCGTCATGACGTTGAACGCACGCGCGAGCTCGCCCACCTCGTCCTCACGGGCCACGTCGATCGTCACGTCGTAGTCGCCGTCGGCCACGCGGCGTGTCGCCTCGGCCAGCGCGACGAGCGGCGCGGTGAACGACCGCCCGGCGAACGCGCTGGCGGCGACTCCGGCGACGGCCCCGATGAGGCCCAACACCAGCAGCCCCACCTGAATGCTGCGGTAGGGAGCAAACGCACGATCCAGCGACTGCAGGGCCACATACCGCAACTGCTGGTCGCGCTGACCGACGGCACCGACGGCCGCGTAGATCGATCCGTCGACCTCGGTCCTGACGACACCGCCCTGCCCCGACGCCAGCGCGTCCCAGTCGGCAACCGACTGGAACGGCACACGCCGCGGGTCGAGCGTCGACCCGAGGATACGGTCGCGGCCGAGCACGACGATCTCTTCGTTGCTCGCGTCGCGCAGCCTCCGCGCGAACGCGTCGTCGAGGCGTGCGCCGACGATGAGGAAGCCGAACACGTGGCCACCGGCCTCGGCCGGCACGGCCACGGCTTCGTAGACCGACTGGCCGGCGTCGAGCACGCCGAACGGCGTCTCTCCCCTGAGCGCTGGTTCGATCCACCTGACCACGGCGTCGTCGACGGGCGTGGCGGCCACCGCGTCGGTGCGGGCCATGACTCGGCCGGACGGGTCCAGCACGACGAGCAGGTCACCCCGCGCTGCGCGACGCTGGTAGTCGACCAGGAAGTCG is a genomic window containing:
- a CDS encoding HAMP domain-containing protein; the protein is MIRWRLRTQFILASGGIVVVLIGATLLLVSWLADRFVTERLDRDLRRTQEIVTSDEHERFLTLQVTAELIASFPELRALLDTDAATIRDFLVDYQRRAARGDLLVVLDPSGRVMARTDAVAATPVDDAVVRWIEPALRGETPFGVLDAGQSVYEAVAVPAEAGGHVFGFLIVGARLDDAFARRLRDASNEEIVVLGRDRILGSTLDPRRVPFQSVADWDALASGQGGVVRTEVDGSIYAAVGAVGQRDQQLRYVALQSLDRAFAPYRSIQVGLLVLGLIGAVAGVAASAFAGRSFTAPLVALAEATRRVADGDYDVTIDVAREDEVGELARAFNVMTHGLHERAAMQKFVSQSTLEMIRQPARQVTSVERRLLTILISDIRGFTAFADACPPEDAVRALNRCLGLQAECVRRFGGDVDKFVGDSVVALFRGDDMALDAIRCAIDIHRALEAAAADGEMPPLGVGIGIATGEVVLGSVGSGDRLDFTAIGSHVNLASRLCAIAEPREVLLAEDTFVRVGDLVAAEPLDPVTLKGFQAPVTVYRMAVRT